In the Colletotrichum higginsianum IMI 349063 chromosome 7 map unlocalized unitig_7, whole genome shotgun sequence genome, one interval contains:
- a CDS encoding GAT domain-containing protein has translation MKAMKGLSVNRMMSTIKKRTTNRSADRRPSPQGFSGPSDASASSDPQNEAPEAIAARSVRQFCESGGPNAQGDEVLYLPPIVDAAESSPAAAAECARVIRKYLSKDNHAKASWQYNAIMLIRILTDNPGPTFTRNMDKKFTDTVKELYRSTHDPSVKQILSETLDTFEATKSDDQGLGELISMWKKEKERSYKQYGVGPLPNRPLLSAQLTYMLLQKPRQSMTGPEPRTMNVPAIDSHSQNYFARNHTNRTLPTPVELASRLEEARTSAKLLSQVVVNTPPQEVINNDLIKEFADRCQSASRSIQMYMVAENPSPDNDTMEHLIDTNEQLQSALNQHQRAVLGARKQLGIGPRSDNTSPVSPQAAEYQHPTRTQDQHSNPPQEWQQAQSSSSSSTPAPPLPTRPAEANGKGKASESFAPPPGPPPKAQQQPLTEDPFRDPQSETNYSSWSRPGGSGSAVELSGEEPRLAFEPYHPGFSSTPSYLGRQDSALGKVTMHGADAAATPGPLSGNSIQTVDLRNRQETLHEDSDDDLYESTPKSSKKKDPVSRY, from the exons ATGAAGGCCATGAAGGGGCTTAGCGTTAATCGCATGATGAGCACCATCAAGAAGCGAACGACGAACA GAAGTGCTGATCGACGTCCCTCTCCGCAAGGCTTCAGTGGACCCAGTGatgcgtcggcgtcgtcggaCCCGCAGAACGAGGCTCCCGAAGCTATCGCTGCGCGCAGCGTG AGACAATTTTGCGAGTCTGGGGGCCCTAATGCCCAG GGTGATGAAGTCCTCTACCTCCCGCCcatcgtcgatgccgccgagtcctccccggccgccgccgccgagtgcGCGCGGGTCATCCGGAAATACCTCTCAAAAGACAACCATGCCAAAGCCTCGTGGCAGTACAATGCCATCATGTTGATCCGCATCTTGACCGACAACCCCGGCCCGACTTTCACGCGCAACATGGACAAGAAGTTTACAGATACGGTCAAGGAACTCTACCGATCTACGCACGACCCCAGCGTCAAACAAATACTGTCGGAGACGTTGGATACCTTTGAGGCCACCAAGTCCGACGACCAAGGTCTTGGCGAGCTGATCTCCAtgtggaagaaggagaaagagcGCAGTTACAAGCAATATGGTGTAGGACCGCTTCCGAATCGACCCCTCCTATCTGCCCAACTGACATACATGCTCCTTCAGAAGCCAAGGCAATCCATGACCGGCCCTGAGCCTAGGACTATGAATGTACCCGCAATCGACTCCCATTCCCAGAACTACTTCGCTCGAAACCATACCAACCGGACCTTGCCCACCCCCGTGGAACTCGCGAGCAGACTGGAGGAAGCGCGAACTTCCGCCAAGCTGCTGTCGCAAGTCGTGGTCAACACTCCCCCTCAGGAGGTCATCAACAATGACTTAATCAAGGAATTTGCCGATAGATGTCAGAGCGCCTCACGAAGTATACAAATGTACATGGTGGCAGAGAACCCGTCCCCTGACAACGACACGATGGAGCACCTGATCGATACGAATGAGCAACTCCAGTCGGCACTCAACCAGCATCAAAGGGCCGTTCTTGGCGCTCGGAAGCAACTTGGCATAGGTCCACGGTCCGATAATACGAGTCCCGTCAGTCCCCAGGCGGCTGAATACCAGCATCCAACTCGTACACAAGACCAGCACTCCAACCCGCCACAGGAATGGCAGCAGGCACAATCGTCCTCTTCCAGTTCGACGCCGGCACCTCCTCTGCCAACGAGGCCAGCTGAAGCTAATGGCAAGGGAAAGGCTTCGGAATCATTCGCACCGCCTCCCGGCCCTCCGCCAAAAGCGCAACAGCAACCTCTGACGGAAGACCCCTTCAGAGACCCCCAATCAGAGACCAACTATTCTTCTTGGAGCAGACCCGGAGGATCCGGCAGCGCAGTGGAACTCTCGGGTGAAGAGCCGCGTCTGGCTTTCGAGCCCTACCACCCAGGCTTCAGCTCCACCCCAAGCTATCTGGGACGGCAAGACAGTGCTCTTGGCAAGGTCACGATGCACGGTGCCGATGCTGCTGCAACGCCTGGTCCCCTCAGCGGTAATTCGATCCAGACTGTCGACCTCAGAAACCGTCAGGAGACGCTCCACGAAGATTCAGACGACGACCTTTATGAATCTACCCCCAAGAGCTCCAAAAAGAAAGACCCAGTGTCCAGATATTGA
- a CDS encoding UBX domain-containing protein, with translation MAESGDLDLGQLSASQQEALQQYTSVTNQDLKDAIAIAKFFDGEGPDPVAEAIAQDIPRTTARHENLQESLHASAGRPQAPRRDRPEPAPRVVPQPNAFHRPPFLIGLLLAPFSIGYSIASKIFRTVFYVLNFLPRQIRPRAITSGPGTGLRSTNGRRMLMPRDTAARFKREFEEEYGNTGLPWFEGGVAQAQDLAKKELKFLLMVLMSPEHDDTESFTRETLLAPDVVSFINDPANNVILWGGNILDSEAYQVAQEYNCTKYPFSAIVCLTPKEGSTRMSIIKRLAGPMPASTYLSEAQAAINKYAPDLAGVRADRTAQEVTRSLRNEQDSAYERSLAKDRERARQRREAEKAAAEAARKAEEETEAAARREEQREKWKRWRATIMDEEPPASSKDVVRIALKLPESSGGGRIVRRFRNDTTMEALYAFVECYDVLTAEEVKTEKATAKPEGYEHEYQFRIASVMPRIVYEPSTEETMAQKIGRSGNLIVEDMLADGESDEGEDYSS, from the exons ATGGCGGAGAGCGGGGACTTAGACTTGGGACAGCTGTCGGCAAGTCAGCAAGAGGCTTTGCAGCAGTACACCAGTGTCACAAACCAAGACCTTAAGGATGCG atcgccatcgccaagttCTTTGACGGCGAGGGCCCCGACCCAGTCGCGGAAGCCATAGCGCAGGACATTCCACGGACAACAGCACGGCATGAGAACCTCCAAGAAAGTTTGCATGCCTCGGCAGGCCGACCGCAAGCTCCCCGAAGAGATCGCCCTGAGCCCGCACCGCGAGTCGTTCCCCAGCCGAATGCCTTCCACCGGCCTCCTTTTCTGATCGGGCTGCTGTTGGCACCCTTCAGCATCGGATACAGTATCGCGTCCAAGATCTTCCGTACGGTCTTCTACGTGCTCAACTTCCTCCCAAGGCAGATTCGGCCACGGGCCATCACGAGTGGACCGGGAACTGGACTAAGAAGCACCAATGGACGCCGCATGTTAATGCCTCGGGATACGGCTGCACGTTTTAAACGCGAGTTCGAAGAAGAGTACGGTAACACGGGGTTGCCGTGGTTCGAGGGTGGCGTTGCTCAGGCGCAAGACCTGGCCAAAAAAGAACTCAAATTTCTCCTCATGGTCCTCATGTCGCCCGAGCACGACGACACAGAATCCTTCACGAGAGAGACGCTGCTGGCCCCCGATGTGGTCAGCTTCATCAATGACCCAGCAAACAACGTCATTCTGTGGGGCGGCAACATACTGGACTCGGAAGCGTACCAGGTTGCTCAAGAATACAACTGCACCAAGTACCCGTTCTCGGCAATCGTATGCCTCACACCCAAGGAGGGAAGCACCAGAATGAGTATCATCAAGCGCCTGGCCGGCCCTATGCCAGCATCTACATATCTCTCGGAGGCACAGGCCGCCATTAACAAGTATGCGCCGGACCTGGCAGGCGTTCGGGCGGACAGAACAGCGCAGGAAGTGACGCGGAGCCTCAGGAACGAACAGGATTCCGCCTACGAGCGATCGTTGGCCAAGGACAGAGAAAGAGCACGGCAACGGCGCGAGGCGGaaaaggcggcggcggaggccgcgcggaaggccgaggaagagacCGAGGCTGCCGCAAGACGCGAGGAACAGCGGGAGAAGTGGAAACGCTGGCGGGCGACGATAATGGATGAAgagccgccggcgagcagCAAGGATGTTGTCCGAATTGCGCTCAAATTGCCCGAGTCGTCCGGAGGGGGGAGAATTGTGCGCCGATTCCGAAACGATACAACGATGGAAGCACTCTATGCGTTTGTGGAATGCTACGACGTATTGACGGCCGAGGAAGtcaagacggagaaggcAACAGCGAAGCCCGAAGGCTACGAGCACGAGTACCAATTCCGTATCGCATCTGTTATGCCCCGGATTGTATACGAGCCCAGTACGGAGGAGACGATGGCACAAAAGATTGGACGGTCAGGAAACCTGATTGTGGAAGACATgttggccgacggcgagtcAGACGAAGGAGAGGATTACTCGTCGTGA
- a CDS encoding PAB-dependent poly(A)-specific ribonuclease subunit PAN3: MQRKSEALQQVMPNSTLPPLDNYFSLVPLDTSHRKSSSVFGYTTWVYKATSSKSGKTYCLRRLEGFRLTNEQAIRSVKEWRRLNNGNVVTIHDAFTTRAFGDSSLFFVQDYHPLSKTLAELHFAQPNTTHGTRFSAKNPIAESVLWGYVSQIANALKAIHALNLAARCLDMSKVIVTDKNRIRLSACSILDVVHFEARRPVQELQQEDLIQFGKLILSLATNTPPNQLTNLKGSMEQMSRVYSKEITDTVLWLLTPAPAGATPKGIEEFIRGIAVHMVATLDASLQEADTMKSELFRELENGRLVRLMAKLGTINERQEFDGDRAWSENGERYMLKLFRDYVFHQVDANGNPVVDMGHIIRCLNRLDAGSDDRICLTSRDEQTSFVVSYKDLKKQLGNAFGELLKAGKQSTARGFQGSSH, from the exons ATGCAACGCAAGTCCGAGGCCTTACAGCAGGTCATGCCAA ACTCGACTCTACCTCCGCTGGACAACTATTTTTCGCTGGTTCCTCTCGATACAAGTCATCGGAAGAGCTCCAGTGTGTTCGGCTACACCACTTGGGTATACAAGGCGACATCCTCTAAGAGCGGGAAAACCTATTGCCTCCGACGTCTTGAGG GCTTTCGGTTGACCAATGAGCAAGCTATTCGCTCGGTAAAAGAATGGCGAAGACTTAACAACGGCAACGTGGTGACCATCCATGATGCCTTTACCACTCGGGCATTTGGTGACagctctctcttcttcgttCAAGACTACCACCCTCTATCTAAgaccctcgccgagctgcacTTTGCCCAACCGAACACAACCCACGGTACCCGTTTCAGCGCAAAGAACCCTATTGCGGAGAGTGTCTTGTGGGGTTACGTGTCGCAAATAGCCAACGCATTAAAGGCCATCCATGCCTTGAACCTGGCTGCCCGTTGCCTCGATATGAGCAAAGTCATAGTCACTGACAAGAACCGCATTCGGCTAAGCGCGTGTTCCATACTGGATGTGGTCCATTTCGAAGCTCGTCGCCCGGTTCAGGAGCTGCAACAGGAAGACTTGATCCAGTTTGGCAAGCTGATACTGTCTTTGGCGACCAATACGCCACCAAACCAGCTCACCAATCTGAAAGGATCGATGGAACAAATGAGCCGGGTGTATTCTAAAGAGATCACTGATACTGTCTTGTGGCTCCTAACTCCGGCTCCAGCGGGCGCCACACCCAAGGGGATCGAAGAATTCATTCGGGGCATAGCGGTTCATATGGTGGCCACGCTGGACGCCAGCCTGCAAGAGGCCGACACGATGAAGTCGGAGCTGTTCCGCGAGTTGGAGAATGGTCGGCTGGTACGCCTGATGGCCAAGCTTGGTACCATCAACGAGAGACAAGAGTTCGATGGCGACAGAGCATGGTCAGAAAACGGCGAACGGTACATGCTGAAGCTGTTCCGTGACTATGTCTTCCATCAGGTTGATGCAAATGGCAATCCTGTGGTGGACATGGGCCATATCATCCGATGTCTGAACAGGTTGGATGCCGGCAGCGATGACAGAATCTGCCTTACAAGCCGAGACGAGCAGACGAGCTTCGTAGTCAGCTATAAGGATCTGAAGAAGCAGCTCGGCAATGCTTTCGGCGAGCTGCTTAAGGCAGGAAAACAGTCAACGGCCAGAGGATTCCAAGGGTCCTCTCACTAG
- a CDS encoding LSM domain-containing protein: MADRGSHRGGGRGGGGGGGYRGRGGGRGGGGGSGGGGDRGAPQGASGDRERPKKENILDLSKYMDKQITVKFNGGREVTGTLKGYDALMNLVLDEVQEVMRDEEGNETTRSLGLVVARGTLLVLVSPVDGSEPIANPFAQPDEE, from the exons ATGGCAGACAGAGGATCGCACAGAGgcggtggccgaggaggtggtggcggcggcggctatcgcggacgtggaggaggacgcggcggcggcggcggcagtggtggtggcggcgaccGTGGAGCACCCCAGGGGGCCAGCGGTGACCGCGAGAGAcccaagaaggagaacaTCCTGGACCTGTCAAAGTACATGGACAAGCAGATTACCGTCAAGTTCAACGGTGGCCGTGAAG TCACCGGCACACTCAAGGGATATGATGCATTGATGAACCTCGTCTTGGATGAGGTCCAGGAGGTCATGAGAG ACGAGGAAGGAAATGAAACAACGAGAtcccttggcctcgtcgtcgctcgcGGAACTCTGCTTGTTCTCGTCAGccccgtcgacggcagcgagCCCATAGCGAACCCCTTTGCGCAACCCGACGAGGAATGA